The genomic interval TATCGCAGCAAACGGTATTCGTCAGAAAGCAGCTAATATTGATATCAAAACTGCCAAATCTGATTTTTATCCGAGTGTTGCTCTGACAGCCGGTTATGTTGCTTTGAGTATTCCGGGTGTGGCTACAATCCCCAATGCGATGAATGCCGGGATCGGTTTTAAATACAACATTTCTTCGTTCTGGAAAACCGGTGCGAAAATAGCGCAGGCACGTACGTATGAATATCAGCTGAAGACCAACGAAGAAATTTTAATGGATCGCCTTCATCTGGAAGTGAATACGGCTTATTATAATTATGTTTTGAGTAAAAAGAAAATTGATGTATATGCCAAGGCGGTTGAACAGGCCGACGAAAACTATCGGATTACTAAAAATAAATTTGATAACAGTCTGGTCACGACCACTGAATTACTGGATGCTGACGTAGCGCAGGTTCAGTCTAAAATCAATTTTGAATCAGCAAAAGCAGATGCAATTGTAGCTTATAAAAAGCTGGAACAAACAGCCGGCGTTATCAATTAATGTGATTATTCAAACCAAAAATCATTCGAACATTCTATTATAAAAAATATGGAAACCACGCAGAACACCACAACAGAAGAAGCACCTAAAAAGAAAAGTTACACCTTCGTAATTATATTAGCATTATTAGTACTTGTAGGCGGAACATGGGGTTATACAAAATATAATCACGGGCAGCATCACGAAGAAACGGACGATGCACAAATAGATTCAGATATCAGTCCGGTAATTCCGCGTATATCAGGTTACGTAACAGAAATAAAAGTAAAGGATAACCAGTCAGTTAAAAAAGGGGATACTTTATTGGTGCTGGACAACCGTGATCAGTTAATTAAACTGGAACAGGCACGTGCAGGTTTGGCGGGTTCGGAAGGTAGCCTTACTGCTGCCAATGCAACCACAAATGCATCTGCTGCGACCGGGATAACTTATCAGGCCAACGTGTCAGTAGTAGCCGCACAGATTGAAGAGGCAAAAGTGAATGTGTGGAGAGCGAACCAGGATTTTGCAAGATATCAGAACCTGATTAAAGACCATTCCATAACCCAGCAGGAATTTGAAAAAGCGGATGCTGCCAAACAAACGGCAGAACGTCAGCTGGCAGTTTTAGAAGCGCAAAAATCAGCAGCAGAACGTCAGGCCAGAGCCGCAACATCGCAAACGCAGGCAACTTCCCGCCAAACCAATATAGCCAATGCAACGATTAAAGCCCGCCAGGCGGAAATTGACAATGCGGAATTATTACTTTCCTATACAGTGATTACTGCACCAACTGATGGCCGTGTTTCAAAAGTGAACGCTCAGCTTGGACAATATCTACAGGCAGGGCAGTCTTTGTTCAGCATCATTTCAACGCATAAACCCTGGGTTGTTGCCAATTTTAAAGAAACACAATTGACCCGGATTAAACTTGGACAAAAGGTGATTATCCATGTAGATGCTTATCCTGATCATGCTTTTGAGGCAAAAGTAGCATCGTTTTCTCCTGCAACGGGTGCTCGGTTTGCTTTGCTTCCTCCTGATAACGCAAGCGGTAACTTTGTAAAAGTGGTACAGCGTTTACCTGTCCGTATTGAATTTGTGGAAGGAAAAGATCAGTATATCGATCAGTTGCGCCCGGGAATGAATGTAGATGTAGACGTCGAGCTGGACTCTGTTAATTGAGTTTAGGGTTAAAAGTTTAGAGTAAGAGTTCAAAGTTTAGAGTTCAAGGTTAAGAGGTAAAAGTTCAAATTTAACCTCATTTTAAACTCTTCACTTTAAACTCTAAAAAACTCTAATCTATTTCCTCCTTGCTCTGAATTTATTACTAAAATAAAACAAATGGAATTACATGAATCTCTTGTAGAATATGGTTTTCGCAGGGCGATCATTACAATAACAGCTGTACTCTGTGCACTGCTGGAAATTGTAGATACCACGATTGTGAATGTTGCCCTGAACGATATGAGGGGAAACCTGGGCGGGACATTGTCAGAAGTGAGCTGGGTAATTACAGCTTATGCGATTGGAAACGTAATTATCGTACCGATGACTAGCTGGCTGTCACAGCAATTCGGACGGAGAAATTATTTCGCGGCATCTATTATTATTTTCACAGTTGCATCTTTTCTATGCGGGAATGCAAACGGTATTTGGGAACTGGTGTTTTTTCGCCTTGTACAGGGTTTAGGCGGTGGCGCATTGCTTGTAACTGCACAAACTTTGATCACGGAAAGCTGGCCTCCTGAAAAACGTGGAATTGCACAGGCTATTTATGGTTTGGGTGTTATTGTTGGTCCTACACTAGGCCCTCCGCTGGGTGGATATATTGTGGATAATTACAGCTGGCCGTATATATTTTATATCAATATTCCTTTGGGGATAATCGCTGCCTTGCTTACACTGCAATTTATCCGCAGTCCTAAGTATTCCGAGAAAAAAGCGAGCAATGAAATTGATTACTGGGGTATTGTCCTGTTGGCAATTGCTGTTGGTTCTTTACAGTACGTATTAGAAAAAGGCCAGGAGGAAGATTGGTTCAACGACGAAATTATAACGCTTTTGAGTGTTACCACTGTTTTTGGATTCTTCTTTTTCATTTGGCGGGAATTAACATACAAAAACCCGATTGTAAATCTCAGGGTTTTATCTAACGGAAACCTTCGGGTTGGGACGGTTCTTTCCTTTATACTTGGATTTGGCCTTTACGGTTCAACTTTTATTATTCCTCTGTATACACAGGCAACTCTTGGCTGGACAGCCACGCAATCAGGACTGCTTATGGTCCCCGCTGCCATTGTTACAGCGATTATGATGCCTATTGTCGGACAGCTTTTACAACGAGGGGTAAAACAGCAGTACCTGGTAGCACTAGGAATGATCTTTTTCTTCATTTACAGTTATTGGGGATACCTGATCCTGACACCGGACACAGGCAAAGATGCATTTTTTAATATGCTTCTGGTACGTGGAATAGGATTGGGTTTATTGTTTGTGCCTATTTCAACTCTGGCTTTGTCGACTTTAAAGGGCCGCGAAATCGGGGAAGGTGCGGCATTTACCGGGATGATGCGGCAATTGGGCGGATCATTCGGTGTAGCAGTAATTACTACTTTTATAGCCCGGCAGAACATGTTTCACAGAAATGATCTGGTTTCAAAACTGGACATTAATAATCCTGCCGTTCAGCAACGGGTGAAAGGTCTGGAGCAGGGATTTCTTGCAAATGGTATTTCACCTGATATTGCTTTGAAAAGAGGATACCAGATCCTTGATCTGACTGTCAGCAAGCAGGCGGTGGTGATGTCATATATGGATGTGTTTCTTTATTTAGGGCTTATGTTCTTAGTCTGTGTACCGTTTGTTCTCTGGACCAAAAGCGGCAAAGGAAAAGTTGATACCTCGGCGGCTCATTAATATAATATCCAAAGGTTTAAACTTTGGATTATTGAATATTTTAAAACCCGGAATTTGAGCTGCTGGCTTAAATTCCGGGTTGTTTTATTTTAGCTGTACCGGTCATTTCTCCAAGGGTATGCCGTACTCGAATAACCACGGACTTCCCAGAATCCGAGTTTGTTATAGGGCAAAAATTCAATCCTGTTAATCCATTTACTTCCTTTCCAGGCGTATAGCTGAGGTGTTATCATACGAACCGGCCCTCCATGATCTTTTTCCAAAGGCTTGTTGTCAGCAGTATGAACCAGTAATACGTCATCTTTCAATGCTTCTGCGAGTGATACATTGGTGGTGTACTTGTCATATCCATAACAAAGAATATGTGTAGCCGTTGTCTTCGGAACTACCAGTGCTGCCAGATCAGCCAACCGCACACCAACCCATGGAACATCCATACGCGACCAGGTAGTAACGCAATGAAAATCACTTACATCTTCGGTTTGTGGTAAATTCATAAAGTCATTCCAACTTAATGTTACCGGATTTTCCACTTCGCCATCAATAGTCAGTTTCCATTTTTGGTGTGAAATATCTGGTTTAAAACCCAGATCGAGTACCGGCCATTTTACCGTTTTTATTTGTCCTACCGGAAGTTTTGGCATTCCATGACGGTTAATTTCTCCCGTACCCATTGGCTTTGTATCAGACATTGACGGAGTACCTTTCATTTTTTCTTCAAAACGCGCCTTGAGTTTTAATCTCGCTTCTACTATTTTATCCAGTTTATCCTTCTCTTCCATGCTGGTATTTGATAAAAATGGTTGGTTATCTCAATATGATGAATATACACATTTTATCTTTTTTAATTCTTAGCTAACCAATTTATCTAACGAGTAAAACCACTTTGTTTTTAGATTTTATACTTAATCATATTAACCCTAAGGTGATTTTTAATTTATATCCAGTCTGTACAATTTGATCAAATTTTAAAATTATGGAATTGATATCACGGCGTCATTTTTTACAGTCATCAGGAGTAGTATCGGCCGGATGCGCAGCTGGCTTTATATCACCCGTTTTTGCGGCCCGGACAGCATTGCGATTGGGAGGGCCAATATTTTTGAAAAGTGATGATCCTTTGGAAGTGGCAAAGGAACACCGGAGGCTTGGATATTCTGCTGCTTATGTACCGCCGGTTGAACTAAAAGATGCTGATAAAATCAATGCGATCGGTAAAGCTTTTGCTAAGGAAAATGTGATCATTGCAGAAGTGGGGGCGTGGGTAAATATGCTGGAAAGCGATGCGGAAAAACGAAAGAAAAACATGGATTATGTGACAGAAAGGCTGGCACTAGCGGAAGAAATTGGCGCAATAAATTGTGTGAATATCGGCGGATCCTATAATACTAAACAATGGGACGGGCCGGATGCCAGAAATATGACAGCCGAATATTTTGACGCCACAGTAGAAAATTGCAGAAAATTGATTGATGCTGTCAAACCAAAAAGGACAAAATTTTCGCTGGAAATGATGGGATGGAGTTTACCTGACGGCCCTGATTCATACTTGAAATTTATTAAAGCAATTGACCGACAGGAATTTGGGGCACATATTGACATCGCCAATATCTTAAACAGTCCCGGGAGATTCTTTAATAACAAAGCATTGATTGATGATACATTTAAAAAGCTGGGACGCTGGATTACTTCATGTCATGCAAAAGATGTTGTCGGAAAAGATGTTCATCTGGCTGAAACCATGCCTGGAAAAGGTGGAATGGATTATACCGCATATCTTCGGAACGTCACCTCATTATCGAGAGAAATTCCATTGATGCTGGAGCATTTGAAAACAGCCGGAGAATATGACGAAGCAAGAGAGTTTGTGATTAGTAAAGCAACACAATTGGAAATAAAAATGGCCTGATACCATGATCCTCATACCGATACATCAGAACCAAAACCTGAATTCAGAATTAGCGACAGATCCTGATTGTCTTGACATCCTGGATGTATATCCTTCATTTTATGAAAAGATTGGTTTTAATCCGCCATGGATCGGTTATTTCGCATTCATGAATAATAAAATAGTAGGTGGTGGCGGATTTAAAGGGAAACCAAAAGATGGAAGGGTTGAAATTGCTTATACCACTTTTAGTATTTATGAAGGACAAGGAATAGGCACAAAAATTTGTGGTCAGCTGGTTTCATTATCTTTGGAAACGGATCCGGAAATCACAATAGCTGCCAGGACAATTTTGCCTGACAATGCTTCTTCCGTAATTTTAAGCAGAAACGGATTTGAGTGTGTAGGACAGGTTTGGGATGAGGAAGACGGGAATGTGTGGGAATGGATTTATAAAAAACTATAATTTGATTTATGTTCGATGTTTTTCGAAATTACCTTACCAGTAAAGTTGCACTTACTGACAATGAGCTCGAAATGATAGAAGCAGTAAGTGTCATTAAAAAATTGCGTAAACGACAGTATCTTTTACAGGAAGGTGATCTTTGGAAAATGAACGTATTTATCTGCAAAGGCTGCCTGAGAACCTATCGCGTAGACGATAAGGGAATAGAACATATTCTGAACTTTGCCATAGAAAACTGGTGGAGCGGAGACCGGGAAAGCCTGATGACCGGAAATCCTGCCAAATCCAATATAGATGCATTGGAGGATTCTGTCGTACTACTTATTGAAAAAGAGAAATTTGATAATTTGTGTGATCAGATTCCTGCTTTTAATAACCTTATAAATAATCTTTTACAAAAAAGCCTGAATGCCTCATATAACAGGATTATTGCAAATATCAGCTATACAGCAGAGGAAAAATATCTGAATTTTATAGCGATCAGGTCGGATATTGCTAACCGCATTCCACAGCACATGATTGCTTCTTACCTTGGAATTTCCGCTGAAACATTAAGCAGAATAAGAAACCAGATGTCTAAAAAGTAATAGGGTTAAAATTTCTGATTTTTTAATTCATTGATAATCTTTCTGTTATAATATTCCCTTGATCTAAATCAAGATTTTATTTAGTAAATGTCAATGGAGCAATAGGCTTCATGGATGCACATTTGTATATGGTTTTGATGAACGAAATCTATACAAAAAGATAACATTTACGAAGATGAAAAAGATAATTCTGATTACAGGAACAAGTACAGGTTTTGGAAAATTAATGACGATTACTTTATCAAAAGAAGGCCATACGGTGATAGCAGGCATGAGAGGAACATTAGGTAAAAATGCAGAAGTAGCCAAAGAACTGAATGCATTGCCTCACGTGGAAGTGGCAGAACTGGATATTACCAGCGAGGAATCAGTAAATAGTGCTGTTCAAAAAGTTCTTGATAAATATGGTAAAATAGATGTTTTGGTGAATAACGCAGGAGTTGCAGGATTTGGGCTTGTGGAAGGTTATTCTATTGATCAGGTTAAAAATATGTTTGATGTCAATTTTTATGGCGTTTTGAGAACATATCAGGCTGTTCTTCCATCCATGCGCAAAGAAAAAAGTGGACTGATCATCAATCTGTCAACTGGCGCAAGTGGCTTCACCCTTCCTTTTATGATTCCTTATATGGCATCAAAATTCGCAGTTGAGACGCTGACAGAAGGGATTCAAATTGAATTGAAAGATTATAATATTGATAACGTGACCATACAGTCGGGCGTCTACCCAACAGAAATGAACACAGGTGTAAAAGCTGGAATTCTAGCGGATAAGCCTGAAATCATTGCGGTTTATGGTGATACAGCAACCGAAAAATTCAATGAAATGGGCAACTCATTATTTGGGAAAATGGCTGATTTTAAAATGGATCCGCAAACAATTGCTGATGGTGTTTTGACATTGGTAAATATGGAGAGCGGCACACGTCCTTTACGTTTTCCACTCGATGCGGTTGCGCAAGGCTCAGATATTGAGTTTATTGAATCAAGAGCACAAATTAAAGAAAAATGGGCTGGACATTACGGATTTAACCTGTAACGTTTGTTGTTCTGATACAGATTTGAACCCTGCAAGCATAAAAATGCGTTGTTGATCCAAACAGAAATTACAAAATATTTATGGAAACCGCCACCGTTCATTCTGAAAAAGAATTGTTAGTAAAAATTGTAATTTCTAACTGGGAATTACAAAATAAAAGAATTGATGCATTACTGTTAAAATTGTCAGATGAACAGATTTCATCAGAAGTAAGTCCGGCCAGAAACAGCGGTTTTTATCTCCTGGGACATCTTACGGCAGTCAGTGACGGGATGATTACCTTGCTTGGTTTAGGTGAAAAATTATATCCTGAACTTGAAAATATTTTCATTAAAAATCCGGACCAATCTGGTTTGGAAAGGCCTTCCCTAAGTCAGGTAAAGGCATATTGGAATCATGTAAACAGCACATTGGCTTCATATTTTAGTGAAATGCGTACGGAAGAATGGTTTGCTCCGCATACTGCCATTTCAGCCGAAGATTTTGCAAAAGAGCCGCACCGGAACAAGTTGAATATCCTTCTGAACAGAACTAATCATGAAGCTTATCACTTGGGTCAGCTGATTTTTTTGAAATAAAGTAATTGAGTTAGATGGCACGAACGGGGACTTTAGCGCCATCTGGCTCAATGCATTATTTCCACATTTGTCTTGTTTTGAAAAAGAGTCCAGAGTTTTTGGGCAAGAATATCAGGGGAATGTGTCGGGCTGCCTGTTCTGATAAAACCATTGATAGTTATTGTCCCCACGAAAATTCCATCCGGTTTTAAGCGTTGGTTTAACTGATGTGCAAGATTTAGAATTCCTGCTTTTCCAAGAGCCAGTGATCCGTATTTTGGATTGGGGTTTTTCGCTAAACTTCCTCCTGTCAATAGAACAGCACCCTGGTTACTCTTCAAATCTTCGTGCAGAAGCTGGGCACTGTATAAAGCATGAGCAACATTAAGTTTAAAATCTTCTGCCAGCTCATCCGGTGTTTCCAGCCAGATATCTTTGCTTTTTAATGCTGCCGCATTGTATAATAGCACGGAAATACCACCCAATCTTGTTTTTAATTCAGTAATTGCTTGTTCCAGTTCAATTGGATTACTCGCGTCCGCCGCAGCAAAAAAGCAGGTAATCCCCTTTGCTTCAAGGCCATTCGCCAGTTTTTGAAGTTTTTCTGTATTTCTGCTAATCAGGCCAACTGTATAACCTTCTGCTCCAAATTTTTCGGCAACTCCCGTACTGAATCCTGGCCCTGCGCCTATAATTAAAATTGATTTGCTCATGTTCGTATTGGCTTAATTAATATTAATTTCTACAAGTTAGTTAAAAAGCAGGCACATAAGATTATACGATTTATAATCGTGTAATGATAAAAACTAATTGAATTATGCAAAACCAACTGAAAATAAGTGAATTATTCTCGTATTTTTTTGAATAAATTAATTTGAATTAGTTTAAATTGGAGTGCGATACAAACTTTCAATTACCGATTCCGGTTTGTAATTGAAAAGGCATTCAATCAAGTCCTGTAAATTTAAAAACTGATCTTTGTTACTAAATTACAACAACCTTCACCATGGCAGTATATAACTTAACAGTCAATAATAAAAAAGTCAAAGTGGACGTGGAGCCGGATATGCCCTTGCTTTGGGTAGTCCGTGATTTTGTTGGTTTAAAAGGAACCAAATTTGGTTGTGGAATGGCACTTTGCGGGGCTTGCACGGTACATCTTAACGGAGAACCTGCAAGATCATGCCAGACTCCGATTTCAAGTATTTCGAAAACCGATAAAATAACTACAATTGAAGGAATTGGCGATGGTCAGTTAAATGCTGTTCAGAAAGCATGGATCGAAGAACAGGTTCCGCAATGCGGCTATTGTCAGTCGGGACAAATTATGACGGCCGTGGCTTTACTTAAATCAAATCCGAATCCTGATGATGCCGCTATTGATTCTGCAATGAGTGGTAACTTGTGTCGTTGCGGAACGTATGACCGTATCCGTAAAGCCGTACATCGTGCAGCTGATACAATGAAAGTATCTGGAAACGGAATTGGTCAAAAGTAATCGGGTTTCAATTTTCTATCCACATAAGAACTTCAGATTTTGGAAAATATACAAACATCACGTCGCGATTTCCTAAAGGCCACCGGTTTGACGACTTTTGGCCTGGCTTTGGGCATTTCTTCTTTTGGCAGGGATGCAACAGTCAAAAAAATTACACCTGCTATTTTAAAACTGGAAATCAATCCGTTTATCGTTATTGATACTGCCGGAAATATTACGCTGATCAATCCACGTCCTGATATGGGCCAGGGTTCTACACAAGCCGTTCCATCCTTGCTTGCGGAAGAATTGGAAGTCAATCTGGAAAAAGTACTTATTGTACAAAGTGATGGCAGTGGAAAGTATGGCAGCCAGACATCCGGAGGCAGCAGTTCTGTAAGAGAACTTTGGATGCCGATCCGGAAAGCAGGAGCTGCTGCACGGGAAATGCTGACAACAACAGCTGCCGGACGCTGGAATGTACCTGTTGGAGAATGTATAGCAGAAGATGGCAAGATTCTGCATAAAGCCTCCGGTAAATCACTGAGTTATGGTGAACTGGCTGATGATGCATCTAAACTGGAAATTCCAAAAGAACCCAAATTAAAAGATCCCAAAGATTTTAAAATTATTGGAAAATATAACAAACGGCTTGATGTTCCCGAACGTGTGAATGGAAAAGCGGTTTATGGAATCGACGTAGATGTGCCGGGAATGGTATATGCCAGTATTTTACATTCACCCATTATTCATGCCAAAATAGCTTCTATTGATGATAAGGAGACAAAAAAAGTAAAAGGAGTTCTTAGGGTTATGAGAACTGAGCGTACAATGCCTCACCGGACTTCCGAAGCCGTGGCTGTAATAGCAACCAATTATTGGGCAGCACTGAAAGGCAGAAAGGCACTGAGTGTGAAGTGGGATAATGGTGATTATGATAAAACCGTTAATACTGCTAATTACTTTGCAGCAACTTATGAAGCTGCAAAAAAAGATGGTGTGAATTACGAAGAAAAAGGAAATTTCAATAGCAAGTATGCGAAAGCAGAGAAGAAATTGGAATCTCATTATGAAACTCCGTTTCTTGCCCATGCGCCGATAGAACCAGAGAATGCAGTTGTACATGTAAAAGATGACGGCACAGTGGAAATCTGGGCGCCGGTTCAGGGGCCGGACTGGGCCATGCGTGATGTTTGTGCGTATTTAAAAGTAAAACCGGAGCAGGTAAAAATCAATGTGACCTTATTAGGCGGTGCATTCGGGCGTAAAGCATACCACGACTTCTTGCTGGAAGCATGCCATCTTTCCAGGGAGTTGAAAAAACCGGTAAAAGTATTGTGGACAAGAGAAGATGATCTGAGTCAGGGCCCATACCGACCTGGTATGTTAAGCCACATGCAGGGATATGTTGAAGGTGAAAAAATAACGGGATTTCATCATCATGCTATTGGCGAATCTATTCTGGGCCAGGTTTTTAAAGGTTTGAATGAAGACGATGCTGATGCGTGGATAGGTGAAGAACTTAGTACTGAAAATAATAAATATAAATTTGCATCGGCTTCAAAAATCAGCTGGACCAATGTGAAAACAGATATTCCAATCGTTTGGTGGCGTTCTGTTTATGCTTCTAATTTTGGTTGGGGGCAGGAATGTTTTATTGATGAATTAGCACATTTGGCGGGGAAAGATCCTCTTAAAGCCAGACAGGAAATTTTATCTGATGATCGTATCCTGAAAGTTCTTTCTACTTTGGCAGAGAAAGCTAAGTGGGATGAAAAACTTCCCGAAGGTTCTGGTAAGGGATTAGCCGTGTTTAAGTC from Dyadobacter sp. NIV53 carries:
- a CDS encoding HlyD family secretion protein; the protein is METTQNTTTEEAPKKKSYTFVIILALLVLVGGTWGYTKYNHGQHHEETDDAQIDSDISPVIPRISGYVTEIKVKDNQSVKKGDTLLVLDNRDQLIKLEQARAGLAGSEGSLTAANATTNASAATGITYQANVSVVAAQIEEAKVNVWRANQDFARYQNLIKDHSITQQEFEKADAAKQTAERQLAVLEAQKSAAERQARAATSQTQATSRQTNIANATIKARQAEIDNAELLLSYTVITAPTDGRVSKVNAQLGQYLQAGQSLFSIISTHKPWVVANFKETQLTRIKLGQKVIIHVDAYPDHAFEAKVASFSPATGARFALLPPDNASGNFVKVVQRLPVRIEFVEGKDQYIDQLRPGMNVDVDVELDSVN
- a CDS encoding DHA2 family efflux MFS transporter permease subunit; amino-acid sequence: MELHESLVEYGFRRAIITITAVLCALLEIVDTTIVNVALNDMRGNLGGTLSEVSWVITAYAIGNVIIVPMTSWLSQQFGRRNYFAASIIIFTVASFLCGNANGIWELVFFRLVQGLGGGALLVTAQTLITESWPPEKRGIAQAIYGLGVIVGPTLGPPLGGYIVDNYSWPYIFYINIPLGIIAALLTLQFIRSPKYSEKKASNEIDYWGIVLLAIAVGSLQYVLEKGQEEDWFNDEIITLLSVTTVFGFFFFIWRELTYKNPIVNLRVLSNGNLRVGTVLSFILGFGLYGSTFIIPLYTQATLGWTATQSGLLMVPAAIVTAIMMPIVGQLLQRGVKQQYLVALGMIFFFIYSYWGYLILTPDTGKDAFFNMLLVRGIGLGLLFVPISTLALSTLKGREIGEGAAFTGMMRQLGGSFGVAVITTFIARQNMFHRNDLVSKLDINNPAVQQRVKGLEQGFLANGISPDIALKRGYQILDLTVSKQAVVMSYMDVFLYLGLMFLVCVPFVLWTKSGKGKVDTSAAH
- a CDS encoding molybdopterin-dependent oxidoreductase; its protein translation is MEEKDKLDKIVEARLKLKARFEEKMKGTPSMSDTKPMGTGEINRHGMPKLPVGQIKTVKWPVLDLGFKPDISHQKWKLTIDGEVENPVTLSWNDFMNLPQTEDVSDFHCVTTWSRMDVPWVGVRLADLAALVVPKTTATHILCYGYDKYTTNVSLAEALKDDVLLVHTADNKPLEKDHGGPVRMITPQLYAWKGSKWINRIEFLPYNKLGFWEVRGYSSTAYPWRNDRYS
- a CDS encoding sugar phosphate isomerase/epimerase; translated protein: MELISRRHFLQSSGVVSAGCAAGFISPVFAARTALRLGGPIFLKSDDPLEVAKEHRRLGYSAAYVPPVELKDADKINAIGKAFAKENVIIAEVGAWVNMLESDAEKRKKNMDYVTERLALAEEIGAINCVNIGGSYNTKQWDGPDARNMTAEYFDATVENCRKLIDAVKPKRTKFSLEMMGWSLPDGPDSYLKFIKAIDRQEFGAHIDIANILNSPGRFFNNKALIDDTFKKLGRWITSCHAKDVVGKDVHLAETMPGKGGMDYTAYLRNVTSLSREIPLMLEHLKTAGEYDEAREFVISKATQLEIKMA
- a CDS encoding N-acetyltransferase, giving the protein MILIPIHQNQNLNSELATDPDCLDILDVYPSFYEKIGFNPPWIGYFAFMNNKIVGGGGFKGKPKDGRVEIAYTTFSIYEGQGIGTKICGQLVSLSLETDPEITIAARTILPDNASSVILSRNGFECVGQVWDEEDGNVWEWIYKKL
- a CDS encoding Crp/Fnr family transcriptional regulator; protein product: MFDVFRNYLTSKVALTDNELEMIEAVSVIKKLRKRQYLLQEGDLWKMNVFICKGCLRTYRVDDKGIEHILNFAIENWWSGDRESLMTGNPAKSNIDALEDSVVLLIEKEKFDNLCDQIPAFNNLINNLLQKSLNASYNRIIANISYTAEEKYLNFIAIRSDIANRIPQHMIASYLGISAETLSRIRNQMSKK
- a CDS encoding SDR family oxidoreductase, encoding MKKIILITGTSTGFGKLMTITLSKEGHTVIAGMRGTLGKNAEVAKELNALPHVEVAELDITSEESVNSAVQKVLDKYGKIDVLVNNAGVAGFGLVEGYSIDQVKNMFDVNFYGVLRTYQAVLPSMRKEKSGLIINLSTGASGFTLPFMIPYMASKFAVETLTEGIQIELKDYNIDNVTIQSGVYPTEMNTGVKAGILADKPEIIAVYGDTATEKFNEMGNSLFGKMADFKMDPQTIADGVLTLVNMESGTRPLRFPLDAVAQGSDIEFIESRAQIKEKWAGHYGFNL
- a CDS encoding DinB family protein; this encodes METATVHSEKELLVKIVISNWELQNKRIDALLLKLSDEQISSEVSPARNSGFYLLGHLTAVSDGMITLLGLGEKLYPELENIFIKNPDQSGLERPSLSQVKAYWNHVNSTLASYFSEMRTEEWFAPHTAISAEDFAKEPHRNKLNILLNRTNHEAYHLGQLIFLK
- a CDS encoding SDR family oxidoreductase; this translates as MSKSILIIGAGPGFSTGVAEKFGAEGYTVGLISRNTEKLQKLANGLEAKGITCFFAAADASNPIELEQAITELKTRLGGISVLLYNAAALKSKDIWLETPDELAEDFKLNVAHALYSAQLLHEDLKSNQGAVLLTGGSLAKNPNPKYGSLALGKAGILNLAHQLNQRLKPDGIFVGTITINGFIRTGSPTHSPDILAQKLWTLFQNKTNVEIMH
- a CDS encoding (2Fe-2S)-binding protein, with product MAVYNLTVNNKKVKVDVEPDMPLLWVVRDFVGLKGTKFGCGMALCGACTVHLNGEPARSCQTPISSISKTDKITTIEGIGDGQLNAVQKAWIEEQVPQCGYCQSGQIMTAVALLKSNPNPDDAAIDSAMSGNLCRCGTYDRIRKAVHRAADTMKVSGNGIGQK
- a CDS encoding molybdopterin cofactor-binding domain-containing protein translates to MENIQTSRRDFLKATGLTTFGLALGISSFGRDATVKKITPAILKLEINPFIVIDTAGNITLINPRPDMGQGSTQAVPSLLAEELEVNLEKVLIVQSDGSGKYGSQTSGGSSSVRELWMPIRKAGAAAREMLTTTAAGRWNVPVGECIAEDGKILHKASGKSLSYGELADDASKLEIPKEPKLKDPKDFKIIGKYNKRLDVPERVNGKAVYGIDVDVPGMVYASILHSPIIHAKIASIDDKETKKVKGVLRVMRTERTMPHRTSEAVAVIATNYWAALKGRKALSVKWDNGDYDKTVNTANYFAATYEAAKKDGVNYEEKGNFNSKYAKAEKKLESHYETPFLAHAPIEPENAVVHVKDDGTVEIWAPVQGPDWAMRDVCAYLKVKPEQVKINVTLLGGAFGRKAYHDFLLEACHLSRELKKPVKVLWTREDDLSQGPYRPGMLSHMQGYVEGEKITGFHHHAIGESILGQVFKGLNEDDADAWIGEELSTENNKYKFASASKISWTNVKTDIPIVWWRSVYASNFGWGQECFIDELAHLAGKDPLKARQEILSDDRILKVLSTLAEKAKWDEKLPEGSGKGLAVFKSFGSISATCITVSKNDKGVKINKVISVIDCGHYVNPDNVKAQTEGNIVMGLTAAIKDGITFANGAAEQSNYHQYNILRLNEMPAIEIHIVDSGAVPGGVGEPGLPPIAPALGNAIFAATGKRMRKLPFNIDDLG